In Candidatus Dependentiae bacterium, the genomic stretch TTATAACTCTAGATTTTAAAGCAGAAAGAGGCTCACGATATAGTGTGAGCCTCTTTTTTATTGCTTATTTTGGGTTTACTGAACAGCGCAGTAAGATAGAATCTTATTGATATTTTCCATAACTGTTGATTGCTGAGGTCCTTTGTCTAAACCAGCTAATAGTTCTTGTAGAAATTCAGCATAATCAATGTGTGTAGTAATAGTTAGTTCTATTGGCGTTAGGCCTAACTTGTTTTTAGCACCTAAATTATCAGTGCCACCAGTAATATGCCACAAGAGAAGTTCTAATACGTTTCTGCTTTTGTGATAAAAAGCTTTATGAAGTAAAGTATTACCTGCTTCATCGGTGATATTTAAACTAAAACCCATTTTTAAAAATTGTTTTACCGCGTCGCTGTCATCAGCAGCTACTGTATCAAACAGTTCTTGGGCTTTAGCAGAAAGATACTGTCTTGCAGTGGCGTTTGCGTAAGCTTTGTTTTGTAATAGTTTCATTACAGCAGGCGTGTTATTGGTAGCCACTGCTTTAAGTAAGGCTTGTTGATTTTCTTGAGCTTTTTTAAGGTTACGCATATGGGCTATATCGTAATGTATAGAAGCGCCATGAGCAAGTAACTGTTCTATTACATTTGCATTCTTAGAATATGCAGCTAGAGCAAGTGCTGTCTCGCCATTTCCTCTTTGAGCATCAATAAGAGCACCATATTTAAGAAGTATTTCTATTACCTGTGTATTGCCTTTGAACACAGCATAACAGAGTGGTGTGTTACCATTACCTAAAATATCTTTGATATTAACATCAGCATTTTGCTGAACTATAAGATTTTCAATTCTCGTTATATTGCCACTTTTAACAGCTGCTAGTAGTTGTTGGTCTACTGTCCTAAGAGTCATGCCCTGACTAACAGAGGCAACGCTTATAATAAGAGCTAAAGGTATAAACTTAAATATCTTCATGAAAAGATCTTTCTTTTTTATAAATTATTATTAATATATAATTAAATATACAATAAATAACATATTTGTCAATTAATTA encodes the following:
- a CDS encoding ankyrin repeat domain-containing protein; its protein translation is MKIFKFIPLALIISVASVSQGMTLRTVDQQLLAAVKSGNITRIENLIVQQNADVNIKDILGNGNTPLCYAVFKGNTQVIEILLKYGALIDAQRGNGETALALAAYSKNANVIEQLLAHGASIHYDIAHMRNLKKAQENQQALLKAVATNNTPAVMKLLQNKAYANATARQYLSAKAQELFDTVAADDSDAVKQFLKMGFSLNITDEAGNTLLHKAFYHKSRNVLELLLWHITGGTDNLGAKNKLGLTPIELTITTHIDYAEFLQELLAGLDKGPQQSTVMENINKILSYCAVQ